TTTCCACTTTGGATACAAGCTCAAATATTGTATTTACGCTGTTTCCCCTTATGTTCTGCATAACCGATTTTTCTCAGTCTGAATGTCTAAAATGGATTGGACCTGCTTACATACCGCTTTTGCCTATGCCCCCGATCACGTTCAGGATATGTCTGTTGTGTTGAAAGTTGTCTCCTATATGCAATACCACATCGCGAATGTAGTTTTCAACTTTCATGGAATATATCCTCCGGTAATCCTCCTTCATATTTTTCACAACAGATGAGAAAGGCTTATTTCCACCGTCGGAAGATTTAAATCCCGGATTCAATATCAAAAGGGAGAAAAAGCGAATAATGAGGGGGTGTTTAATCAGGTAGTCAAACTTCATCTTGATGTAATCCTCCTTTACGGCCTCCCATGAATAGAGTCTTTTCAACATCTCGTAGAAATCGTCTTTATCATCGAACCGGTAATCCTTGACAAAAACAACCTTATGCCTTTTTGACAGCTTCTCCATAATAGTATCGAAGTATTCGGAAACTGGGCCCCACAGTATCCCGGGGAAATAGAGCCCGAGATCAAAAAATATCTTGTCCATGGTCGCCTCTATGAGATCAATCTCTTCGTCGCTGAAAAATTTCTCCTGAATCCCTCCCTTATCTCTTTGTATTCTATTGTCTTGAATAGTGAGATTCTCCCTCTTTCCCACTAGCTTCATTAACGGAGTCAAGGCTATCTTGACCGGGATCTCTCCTATGCCGAAGTAGAGGGCATTGGCCAGCAGATCGTGCCCAAACAAAATTTTCTGGTTCTTGTCTATTATGACAAAATCATAAGGGGAAAAACCGTTTTTGGATACCTTCTGAGATAAATCCCTGAGCGCTTTTATCGTCCCCCTCTCCTCCTCCGGAAATTTGCTTTTTAGTCCAATCCTTAGATTATTGAACAGATTTACTCCCCGATTGTTTCCCCCGAACAACTCATCTACGGCAAGATATTCAACAACAACTCTGAGCATTGGCTCCGTCATTCGATAACCCTTATCGTTGACCTGCTTCAACAGGAGCCTCTCCGTATCTATCTTAAGAGAGAGGTCACTTTGCGCAAGCCTCCCTATCTTCGCATCCCCGGGGAGTCTCATAATATCTAAAGACTTCCCCACAATCTTTAGGGTCAACCTCTTCTGTTTGGATAAGAAAGTCCTTATAGTCGCCATAAAGCACCCTGTAGATACCTACCTCTTAAAAACTAATTTAGACATCTTAACTACCTCATCGATGGTGGCGGCCTTCAATGGGAAACAGAGGGCGAGATAAACGACAAGGCCCAAGATGGACGCCGCTATATATTGGACTATGGCAAGCCATAAAATTGTGTCGTAAAAACAGGTTTTGGCAAATACGAGGAATATGTACATCGCCGCACCCGCCAATAAAACTTTCAGAATCAGGTAAAAATCAAACCTGAATCCGATCAGCCGGTATATAACGATATTTGTCACCGCGAAAACAATAATCTTGTTTAGGAGTACGGCAATCGCCGCGCCGTTATAGCTCCAAATGGGAATCAAGATCATGTTAAGTAAAAAATTGATTATTCCGGTGATCGTGATAATCTGTGTGTTCTTCATTGGTTTCCCCAGGCCGTTTATTGTCCCGACGTTCACAATGTATATGGGCTGAATGATTGAAGCGAGGACTATTAACCTTGCCGCAAACACCCCCTCTACGAATTTTACGCCATAAAGGGCCTCTATAATAAACTCGGTGTAGGCGAAGAAGACCACGGTAAATGGCATCATAAGGAGGATTATATATTTCTGAATCATCTTCAAGGTGTTTATAAGCTCCTTTGTCTTCCCCTGGCCGTATAGCTCGCTTGTCATTGGGAAAAAAATCTTGCTTATGGAGCTTCCGGCTACTTTAAATATCGTCCTGAAGGGCGTCAGGACGCTGTAGATACCCACCGTTTTTAGATCCTGAAAATATGTCAGGAAGATGGTATCGACTCTCATGGTAGTGTGACTTACGATGGTGCTGGCGGTTGTCGCGGCCCCAAAGGGTATCAATTTTTTTACAACGGGTATGAACCCGGATGATTGGTACCTAAAGATATTAAATACATTTAGAAGAAGCACTATGTTTGTAACCAGCACCACCATGTGAACGCCGTTGTAATACCACGCCACCCGTGAAATATCGAGCTTGTCGCTGAAGTAAATCGGGATGAAGAAAAAAAGATTTATAAATACCCCGCTGTACGAGAGCAGGATAGGACGTTGAAAGGCGTTGAAGATACTGCTGATGGACGAGACAAGAAGCTGCACCACAAAAAATACGAGAAAAATTCTGAAAACGGTTTCAACGTTCGGATCTTTGAAATAACCCGTTGCTATCTCGTTGGAGAAGTAATAAAGGGCAGATACA
This genomic window from Candidatus Zymogenus saltonus contains:
- a CDS encoding oligosaccharide flippase family protein, whose translation is MSNLAKRLVKGAGIVFIMTMLNTFFGFMVRIVLARNLTLEDFGFFYAVIAFLGLVGLLKNLGVNQAIIKFIPDFLVQKDFGKVKTSILFSLGFSITTSAVVVSALYYFSNEIATGYFKDPNVETVFRIFLVFFVVQLLVSSISSIFNAFQRPILLSYSGVFINLFFFIPIYFSDKLDISRVAWYYNGVHMVVLVTNIVLLLNVFNIFRYQSSGFIPVVKKLIPFGAATTASTIVSHTTMRVDTIFLTYFQDLKTVGIYSVLTPFRTIFKVAGSSISKIFFPMTSELYGQGKTKELINTLKMIQKYIILLMMPFTVVFFAYTEFIIEALYGVKFVEGVFAARLIVLASIIQPIYIVNVGTINGLGKPMKNTQIITITGIINFLLNMILIPIWSYNGAAIAVLLNKIIVFAVTNIVIYRLIGFRFDFYLILKVLLAGAAMYIFLVFAKTCFYDTILWLAIVQYIAASILGLVVYLALCFPLKAATIDEVVKMSKLVFKR